Proteins from a genomic interval of Phycisphaerae bacterium:
- a CDS encoding HDOD domain-containing protein, whose protein sequence is MPTPDQILRTIRENPRVPAPSQAVAKILSLSKDPNCDTRKIAESISRDGALTLQLLREVNSALYAGTRTTSSVQEACVRLGLKRVRAAVINQQVVSGLGKACPPGFHPHRYWQSALAISVAAHDLCKQLLPASAEDAGTAGLLCDIGIGLLAYGITDTYRPLLKEWYAAPQADLERIEHRALGITHAQVGAAILTDWKLDPHLISAVEHHHDEPPVAAPGAEDRFERIVAAAVTISRIALNGSDMEYVGRLYGQMEVLTPNADGVINKLLDTLVGHIQASAESLAVEIGGTEEMASNFEEMGERMPNLAHCFSHKPMSRQDLD, encoded by the coding sequence ATGCCGACGCCGGACCAGATTCTGAGGACGATTCGTGAAAACCCCCGGGTACCGGCCCCGTCGCAGGCCGTGGCCAAGATCTTGTCGCTCAGCAAGGATCCGAACTGCGACACGCGAAAAATCGCGGAGTCGATCAGCCGGGACGGCGCACTGACGCTTCAGCTACTGCGCGAAGTGAACAGCGCCCTATACGCCGGGACGCGGACGACGTCGTCTGTTCAGGAGGCGTGCGTGCGGCTGGGGCTCAAGCGCGTGCGCGCCGCGGTGATCAATCAGCAAGTGGTGAGCGGTCTGGGGAAGGCGTGCCCGCCGGGATTTCATCCGCATCGGTATTGGCAATCGGCGCTGGCGATCAGCGTCGCGGCGCACGACCTTTGCAAGCAACTGCTGCCGGCGTCGGCCGAGGATGCGGGCACGGCGGGGCTGCTTTGCGACATCGGGATCGGACTCTTGGCGTATGGGATCACCGATACGTATCGACCGTTATTGAAGGAGTGGTATGCGGCCCCGCAGGCGGATCTTGAGCGAATCGAGCACCGCGCGCTGGGCATTACGCACGCGCAGGTCGGAGCGGCGATCCTGACGGACTGGAAGCTGGATCCGCATCTAATTTCGGCAGTCGAGCATCATCATGACGAGCCGCCGGTGGCCGCGCCGGGCGCGGAGGACCGGTTTGAGCGCATTGTTGCCGCGGCCGTCACCATCTCGCGGATCGCGCTGAACGGGTCGGATATGGAGTATGTCGGACGGCTGTATGGGCAAATGGAGGTGTTGACGCCGAACGCCGATGGGGTCATCAACAAGCTTCTCGACACACTCGTCGGGCACATTCAGGCGAGCGCGGAGTCGCTGGCCGTGGAGATCGGGGGGACGGAGGAGATGGCGTCCAACTTCGAGGAGATGGGGGAAAGGATGCCCAATCTCGCACATTGTTTTTCTCACAAGCCCATGTCGCGGCAGGACCTCGATTGA